In Rhodamnia argentea isolate NSW1041297 chromosome 4, ASM2092103v1, whole genome shotgun sequence, the following proteins share a genomic window:
- the LOC115754004 gene encoding protein PEROXIN-4: MQTSRARLFKEYKEVQREKGADPDIQLVCDDSNIFKWTALIKGPSETPFEGGVFQLAFAIPEQYPLQPPQVRFLTKIFHPNVHFKTGEICLDILKNAWSPAWTLQSVCRAIIALMAHPEPDSPLNCDSGNLLRSGDVRGYQSMARMYTRLAAMPKKG; this comes from the exons ATGCAG ACATCGAGGGCGAGGCTGTTCAAGGAATACAAAGAGGTGCAGCGAGAGAAGGGAGCTGATCCGGACATTCAGTTGGTTTGCGATGACTCAAACATATTTAAGTGGACTGCTCTTATCAAG GGACCATCAGAGACTCCTTTTGAGGGTGGTGTTTTCCAGCTCGCCTTTGCTATACCTGAGCAGTACCCACTGCAGCCGCCTCAAGTTCGTTTCCTGACTAAGATATTTCACCCCAATGTGCACTTCAAG ACAGGGGAGATATGCCTTGATATTCTGAAGAATGCATGGAGTCCTGCCTGGACCCTCCAGTCTGTTTGCAGGGCTATAATAGCTCTCATGGCCCACCCTGAGCCTGACAGCCCACTAAATTGCGATTCAG GAAACCTACTCCGATCGGGTGACGTGAGAGGATATCAATCCATGGCAAGAATGTACACTAGACTTGCTGCCATGCCGAAGAAAGGCTGA
- the LOC115753998 gene encoding aspartate aminotransferase, cytoplasmic-like, which translates to MESENDPDRREETSMTQHCGAESAFARVPRAPEVPVYAVMAACSRDPSPVKLNLGMGVYRTEDGKPLLLNVVKKAEELLFSDPSANKEYLPITGLAEFRELSAKLIFGTDSPAIKENRVTTVQCLSGTGSLRIGADFLAKYYYQSTVYLPEPTYGNHPNFFIVAGLCLRTYRYYDPVTRGLDFQGFLEDLASAPPGAIVLLHACAHNPTGVDPTVEQWEEIRQIIRSKGLLPFFDCAYQGFVSGSLEDDARAVRKFVADGGECLVVQSYSKNMGLYGERVGALSVVCKTADVATRIESQLKLLIRPMYSNPPIHGAAIAAAILKDRNLFSEWTLELETMTKRLTCMREQLFDALHERGTPGDWTHILKHVGLFTFSGLKEEQIAFMTREFHIYMSSDGRINMAGLSTNTVPHLANAIHAAVTLIP; encoded by the exons ATGGAGTCGGAGAACGATCCCGACCGACGCGAAGAGACATCCATGACTCAGCATTGTGGTGCTGAGTCCGCGTTTGCCCGCGTGCCTCGAGCTCCTGAAGTCCCAGTTTATGCG GTGATGGCTGCATGCAGTAGAGATCCCAGCCCAGTGAAGCTGAACCTGGGTATGGGTGTATACAGAACAGAG GATGGCAAACCTCTTCTTTTAAATGTGGTTAAAAAAGCAGAAGAGCTCCTTTTCAGTGACCC GTCTGCTAATAAAGAATACTTGCCAATTACTGGACTGGCAGAATTTAGAGAACTGAGTGCTAAGCTTATATTTGGTACAGACAG CCCTGCAATTAAAGAAAATAGAGTCACCACCGTACAATGCTTGTCTGGGACTGGCTCATTGAGGATTGGTGCCGATTTCTTAGCAAAATATTATTACCAG TCAACAGTATACCTCCCTGAGCCAACATACGGTAACCATCCAAACTTCTTCATAGTAGCAGGGCTTTGCTTGAGGACTTACCGCTATTATGATCCAGTGACAAGAGGGCTAGACTTCCAAG GTTTCTTGGAAGACCTTGCTTCTGCTCCACCAGGAGCTATTGTGCTACTGCATGCTTGTGCACATAATCCTACTGGTGTTGATCCAACAGTTGAGCAGTGGGAGGAGATCAGACAGATTATCAGATCAAAAGGGTTGCTTCCATtctttgattgtgcatatcaG GGTTTTGTAAGTGGAAGCCTAGAAGATGATGCACGAGCTGTGAGAAAGTTTGTTGCTGATGGTGGTGAATGCCTTGTTGTCCAGTCCTACTCAAAGAACATGGGACTCTATGGAGAACGTGTTGGTGCACTCAGTGTA GTTTGCAAGACTGCGGATGTGGCAACCCGAATTGAGAGTCAGTTGAAGCTTCTGATTCGACCCATGTATTCAAATCCTCCAATTCATGGCGCTGCCATTGCAGCTGCCATCTTAAAAGACAG GAATTTGTTCAGTGAATGGACACTTGAGTTGGAGACAATGACTAAACGGCTCACATGCATGCGGGAGCAATTATTTGATGCTTTACATGAAAGAG GGACTCCTGGTGACTGGACTCATATCCTCAAGCACGTAGGCTTGTTTACATTCTCAGGGTTGAAAGAGGAGCAAATTGCTTTCATGACAAGGGAATTCCATATCTATATGTCTTCTGATGG GAGAATCAACATGGCAGGACTGAGCACTAACACGGTCCCTCACCTGGCAAACGCAATACATGCTGCCgttactctgataccatga
- the LOC115753992 gene encoding TOM1-like protein 9 — translation MVNSMVERATTDMLIGPDWAMNIEICDILNHDPGQAKDVVKGIKKRLGSKNPKVQLLALTLLETIIKNCGDIVHMHVAERDVLHEMVKMVKKKPDMHVKEKILILIDTWQEAFGGPRARYPQYYAAYQELLRAGAVFPQRAEGSAPVFTPPQTQPLSSYPQNIRNADHRPEASESSAESEFPTLSLTEIQNARGIMDVLAEMLNAIDPGNKEGLRQEVIVDLVEQCRTYKQRVVHLVNSTSDESLLRQGLALNDDLQRVLAKHEVIASGSSVKVEKIQPESSGTTTDVKGPLLDIGDNSKKPDERSTSSAGTGSQTLNQLLLPAPSSSNGPAAPAKIDPKMDLLSGEDYSSPKADTSLALVPVGQPQTTAAQSQQNALVLFDVFSDSNNQPNAINTQGGYSTTHSNPSTPQFQQQQNLQAPQFGVYANGSMPNMGSNQHDQLPYSQSSVPVWNGHTAQQQQPPSPVYGAQTSDSLPPPPWEAQSMENSQLMGTQYPQPMQGSQAVVTHAQPALSGLHPQAPYQMGNEQAMGMYMQPVAGGHLPSLNNQVVPTNQMVGLPPQPLQGGPYMGMVHQPMQVGQMAYMYPQQMYGSQVAAYGYGQQGAQYLDQRMYGLSVQDDSSLRNSSYQVSTSSYVPPMKPSKPEDKLFGDLVNMAKVKSSAKSNTPGRAGSM, via the exons ATGGTGAACTCTATGGTGGAGAGAGCAACGACCGACATGCTCATCGGACCTGATTGGGCGATGAACATTGAGATCTGTGACATCCTCAATCACGACCCCGG GCAAGCTAAGGATGTAGTTAAAGGCATAAAGAAGCGTCTTGGAAGCAAGAATCCTAAGGTTCAACTCTTGGCTTTAACG TTATTGGAGACAATTATAAAGAATTGTGGAGACATTGTTCATATGCATGTTGCTGAGAGAGATGTTCTTCATGAGATGGTGAAAATGGTGAAGAAGAAG CCCGATATGCATGTCAAAGAGAAGATACTGATCTTGATAGATACTTGGCAAGAAGCTTTTGGAGGACCAAGGGCACGATATCCTCAATACTATGCTGCCTACCAGGAGTTGCtg CGAGCAGGAGCAGTGTTCCCTCAGAGAGCGGAGGGTTCTGCACCGGTTTTTACACCTCCACAAACACAACCTCTTTCTTCATATCCGCAAAATATTCGCAATGCTGATCACCGGCCGGAGGCATCTGAGTCTTCTGCGGAGTCTGAGTTTCCCACATTAAG CTTGACAGAAATACAGAATGCACGCGGGATCATGGATGTGCTTGCAGAAATGCTGAATGCCATAGATCCTGGGAACAAGGAG GGGCTTAGGCAGGAGGTCATTGTTGATTTGGTAGAGCAGTGCCGCACCTACAAGCAGAGAGTGGTGCACCTTGTAAATTCAACATC GGATGAGTCACTTCTACGTCAAGGATTAGCGCTGAATGATGACTTGCAGCGTGTACTTGCCAAGCATGAAGTCATTGCTTCTGGATCTTCAGTCAAGGTAGAGAAAATCCAGCCGGAATCTTCTGGCACCACGACGGATGTCAAAGGTCCTTTACTTGATATTGGTGATAACAGCAAAAAGCCTGATGAAAG ATCAACATCAAGTGCTGGTACAGGGTCTCAAACGTTAAATCAGTTGCTGCTTCCCGCTCCATCCTCCTCCAACGGTCCTGCTGCTCCAGCtaaaattgatccgaaaatgGACCTTCTCAGTGGAGAGGACTACAGCTCTCCAAAAGCAGATACTTCACTAGCACTTGTGCCTGTTGGACAACCACAGACAACTGCAGCTCAGTCGCAGCAGAATGCGCTCGTTCTTTTTGATGTGTTTTCGGACAGTAACAACCAGCCCAATGCCATCAATACCCAGGGTGGCTATTCAACTACACACAGCAATCCTTCTACTCCTCAATTCCAGCAGCAGCAGAATCTGCAAGCTCCACAATTTGGAGTTTATGCTAATGGCAGCATGCCAAACATGGGATCGAACCAGCACGATCAACTACCTTATTCTCAAAGCTCTGTTCCTGTTTGGAATGGCCATACGGCGCAGCAGCAACAGCCTCCCTCTCCTGTCTATG GTGCTCAAACTAGTGATTCGCTACCACCACCACCTTGGGAAGCTCAGTCAATGGAAAACAGCCAACTGATGGGCACTCAGTACCCCCAACCAATGCAAGGTTCGCAGGCGGTTGTCACACATGCACAACCTGCTCTGAGTGGATTGCATCCCCAGGCACCTTATCAAATGGGGAATGAGCAAGCGATGGGCATGTACATGCAACCAGTTGCAGGTGGCCACTTGCCCTCGCTGAATAACCAGGTTGTTCCAACAAACCAAATGGTAGGACTACCACCTCAGCCCCTCCAAGGAGGTCCTTATATGGGGATGGTTCATCAGCCAATGCAAGTAGGTCAGATGGCTTATATGTATCCCCAGCAAATGTATGGCAGCCAGGTGGCAGCCTATGGCTATGGCCAACAAGGTGCTCAGTACCTTGACCAGCGGATGTATGGGCTATCGGTTCAAGATGACAGTAGCTTAAGGAACTCTTCATACCAGGTGTCCACTTCATCATATGTGCCGCCCATGAAGCCTTCAAAGCCAGAGGACAAGCTATTTGGAGATCTTGTTAATATGGCTAAAGTGAAATCGTCTGCAAAATCTAATACACCAGGCAGAGCTGGTAGCATGTAG
- the LOC115753997 gene encoding carboxypeptidase A6, whose translation MACRLPLSPSVLLLLLHACLLGFGFVAHGEANRSAPRLTPIDLDLYHSSTHLMDEIKSLVHRHPDKLSMNNIRSGNRGYRAELAIVTYCRNIRESNDKSKFRILLSFGQHGRELITSEVALRILSILTEEQFLPNVDSVSLNSFLDKLIIKVVPMENVNGRRLVEAGDLCERRNGRGVDLNRNWSVDWGKKEKDYDPYEENPGTGPFSEPESQIMRKLATSFNPHIWVNVHSGMEALFMPYDHKNTTPLGLPSTQMTLLLKELNVLHCQKRCMIGSGGGSVGYLAHGTATDYMYDVVRVPMAFTFEIYGDGAASPRDCFKMFNPTDVRTYNRVLSDWSAAFFTIFKHGPRYLDKIHMKDSRPSSFESIDEYLNGYLMDRSSRYGKKMEVLDFGMQEIRTYFRLFLLSFVLLMFMFCSRISKSKFSRPVVPSMPV comes from the exons ATGGCTTGCCGCCTCCCTCTCTCGCCttccgtcctcctcctcctccttcacgcTTGCTTGCTCGGCTTCGGTTTCGTCGCCCATGGCGAAGCGAATCGCAGCGCGCCTCGTCTGACTCCCATCGACCTCGATCTCTATCATTCCAG TACTCATTTGATGGACGAGATAAAGTCTTTGGTTCACCGTCATCCAGATAAACTTTCT ATGAATAATATTAGAAGTGGAAATAGAGGTTATCGAGCAGAGCTAGCCATTGTTACCTATTGCCGGAAtattagagaaagcaatgaCAAGTCGAAGTTTCGGATTCTTCTT AGTTTTGGACAGCATGGAAGGGAGCTCATTACATCTGAAGTGGCTTTGAGGATATTGTCAATCCTGACTGAAGAACAATTCTTACCAAATGTAGATTCAGTCTCTTTAAACAGTTTTCTCGACAAACTCATCATAAAG GTAGTCCCAATGGAGAACGTAAATGGCCGTAGACTTGTTGAAGCAGGAGATCTTTGCGAAAGAAGAAATG GGAGGGGAGTTGACTTAAACAGAAATTGGAGTGTCGATTGGGGCAAAAAGGAGAAG gATTATGATCCATATGAAGAAAATCCAGGAACTGGTCCTTTCAGTGAGCCAGAATCTCAAATTATGCGGAAACTTGCAACTTCATTCAATCCTCACATTTGGGTGAATGTACATTCAGGAATGGAA GCTTTGTTTATGCCCTATGATCACAAAAATACAACTCCTTTGGGCTTGCCTTCTACTCAGATGACCTTGTTGCTGAAGGAACTGAATGTTCTTCACTGCCAGAAACGTTGCATGATTGGCTCTGGAGGAGGATCAGTCGG GTATCTGGCGCATGGGACTGCCACAGATTACATGTACGATGTTGTGAGGGTGCCCATGGCTTTTACCTTTGAG ATCTATGGAGATGGAGCAGCATCCCCGAGGGACTGCTTCAAGATGTTCAACCCAACAGATGTTAGGACTTACAAT AGAGTTCTCAGTGATTGGTCGGCTGCTTTCTTCACAATTTTCAAGCATGGGCCCCGATACCTAGACAAAATCCACATGAAAGACTCCAGACCGAGCTCATTTGAATCGATCGATGAGTACCTCAACGGGTACTTGATGGACAGGAGCAGTAGGTACGGGAAGAAGATGGAGGTGCTCGATTTCGGTATGCAAGAGATAAGGACATACTTCAGGCTCTTCCTGCTATCGTTTGTGCTGCTAATGTTCATGTTCTGTTCTAGAATTTCAAAGAGCAAGTTTAGTAGACCTGTTGTTCCATCCATGCCCGTATGA